From a region of the Merismopedia glauca CCAP 1448/3 genome:
- a CDS encoding creatininase family protein, translating to MKLHLSTWLEVEAYLKESRGIIIPIGSTEQHGPTGLIGTDAICAEAIAFGVGDAARALVAPTINVGMALHHGAFPGTMSLRPSTLILLIQDYVTGLAKAGFTQFFFINGHGGNIATMKAAFAETYAHLADLNIAGADEVKCHIANWFMCGSVYKLAKELYGDEEGSHATPSEVALTQYVYPEAIKQADLSLEVGKGHNIYGATDFRRRYPDGRMGSNPALATLEHGKQFYELAVKELTNSYLEFVR from the coding sequence ATGAAACTGCATTTATCTACGTGGCTCGAAGTAGAAGCTTATCTCAAGGAATCTAGAGGTATAATTATACCCATTGGTTCTACCGAACAGCATGGTCCGACTGGTTTAATTGGGACAGATGCTATATGTGCAGAAGCTATAGCTTTTGGGGTAGGAGATGCAGCCCGCGCTTTGGTAGCACCAACCATTAATGTAGGTATGGCATTACATCATGGTGCTTTTCCTGGAACTATGAGTTTGCGTCCAAGTACTTTGATTTTGTTAATTCAAGACTACGTGACTGGTTTAGCCAAAGCTGGATTTACCCAATTTTTCTTCATTAACGGTCATGGGGGGAATATTGCCACAATGAAGGCAGCTTTTGCGGAAACCTACGCTCATTTAGCCGATTTAAATATAGCTGGTGCAGATGAAGTAAAATGCCATATTGCTAATTGGTTTATGTGTGGCTCTGTATATAAACTAGCCAAAGAGTTGTATGGAGATGAAGAAGGTTCTCATGCAACCCCTAGTGAAGTAGCTTTGACTCAGTATGTCTATCCAGAGGCGATTAAACAAGCAGATTTAAGTTTAGAAGTCGGTAAAGGGCATAATATTTATGGTGCAACCGATTTTCGTCGGCGCTACCCTGATGGACGAATGGGTTCCAATCCAGCTTTAGCAACTCTAGAACATGGTAAGCAATTTTATGAATTGGCGGTGAAGGAATTAACCAATAGTTATTTGGAATTTGTCCGGTAA